The Streptomyces cynarae genome contains a region encoding:
- a CDS encoding DedA family protein — MMSLALGPSWLDPNHLLDTFGIWGLLLVVFAESGLLIGFFLPGDSLLFTCGLLITAGTMKFPLWGAIGLICLAAILGDQAGYMFGKKVGPSLFRRPDSRLFKQENVAKAHEFFEKHGPKSLVLARFVPVVRTFTPIIAGVSGMKYRSFLVFNVIGGVLWGAGVTLLGSWLGNVAFVHKNIELILILIVFVSVIPIIIEFLRARSQAKKSAPQPQPQPQAQAQNQSRPPVMDDATTQLRRISADRQYPQQYGNQNQNQNQNQGSGYDYQQYPQQQYAQDQYAQQQYPEEQYPQQYGQQVPQEYQQPQQQYPYNQGY; from the coding sequence GTGATGTCGCTTGCCCTCGGACCGAGCTGGCTGGATCCGAATCACCTGCTCGACACCTTCGGCATCTGGGGTCTGCTCCTGGTGGTCTTCGCCGAGTCGGGCCTGCTCATCGGCTTCTTCCTGCCGGGTGACTCGCTGCTGTTCACCTGCGGCCTGCTGATCACCGCGGGGACGATGAAGTTCCCGCTGTGGGGGGCGATCGGCCTGATCTGCCTCGCCGCGATCCTGGGCGACCAGGCGGGCTACATGTTCGGCAAGAAGGTCGGCCCGTCGCTCTTCAGGCGCCCGGACTCCCGCCTCTTCAAGCAGGAGAACGTCGCCAAGGCGCACGAGTTCTTCGAGAAGCACGGTCCGAAGTCCCTGGTGCTGGCCCGTTTCGTGCCCGTCGTGCGCACGTTCACGCCGATCATCGCCGGCGTCAGCGGCATGAAGTACCGCTCGTTCCTGGTGTTCAACGTCATCGGCGGCGTCCTGTGGGGCGCGGGCGTCACGCTGCTGGGCTCCTGGCTGGGCAACGTGGCGTTCGTCCACAAGAACATCGAGCTGATCCTGATCCTGATCGTCTTCGTCTCGGTGATCCCGATCATCATCGAGTTCCTGCGGGCGCGTTCCCAGGCGAAGAAGAGCGCGCCGCAACCGCAGCCCCAACCCCAGGCCCAGGCCCAGAATCAGTCCCGGCCCCCGGTCATGGACGACGCGACGACCCAACTGCGCCGCATCTCCGCCGACCGCCAGTACCCGCAGCAGTACGGCAACCAGAACCAGAACCAGAATCAAAACCAGGGCTCGGGCTACGACTACCAGCAGTACCCGCAGCAGCAGTACGCCCAGGACCAGTACGCCCAGCAGCAGTACCCCGAGGAGCAGTACCCCCAGCAGTACGGGCAGCAGGTGCCGCAGGAGTACCAGCAGCCGCAGCAGCAGTACCCGTACAACCAGGGCTACTAG
- a CDS encoding threonine/serine exporter family protein, whose product MAEPDGVGRKPRSDEARGVFAPDGHVGSESATTLAFPVPASVGAPAAVGGESSTTSEFAIPEGLDVPAAGADSEATSEFALPEGLQVPQPPTAEPDGSAFSPPSTYSARSAPAAFTPPSGIPAVRLTKEAPWQDRMRAMLRMPVTERPAPEPVQKIGESGPAVPRVLDLTLRIGELLLAGGEGAEDVEAAMFAVCRSYGLDRCEPNVTFTLLSISYQPSLVDDPVSASRTVRRRGTDYTRLQAVFRLVDDLTDPETSISLEDAYRRLAEIRRNRHPYPGWALTGASGLLAGAASMLVGGDPIVFVAAALGAMLGDRLAWLCAGRGLPEFYQFLVAAMPPAAIGVALTLAHVPVAASAVITGGLFALLPGRALVAGVQDGLTGFYITAAARLLEVMYFFVGIVAGVLVVLYFGVKLGAELDPNAALHLAERPVVQIVASMLLSLTFAVLLQQERSTVLWVTLNGGVAWSVYGALHYPGGLSPVASTAVAAGLVGLFGQLLSRYRFASALPYTTAAIGPLLPGSATYFGLLSIAQNNVDKGLVSLANAVSLAMAIAIGVNLGSEISRLFLRFGSAGGRRAAKRTRGF is encoded by the coding sequence GTGGCGGAGCCGGACGGGGTGGGCCGCAAGCCGCGGTCGGACGAGGCGAGGGGCGTGTTCGCGCCCGACGGGCATGTCGGGAGCGAGTCCGCCACGACCCTGGCCTTCCCCGTCCCCGCGAGCGTGGGCGCGCCGGCGGCGGTCGGCGGCGAGTCGTCCACGACGTCGGAGTTCGCGATCCCCGAGGGCCTGGACGTCCCCGCGGCCGGCGCCGACTCCGAGGCCACGTCGGAGTTCGCCCTCCCGGAGGGCCTCCAGGTCCCGCAGCCGCCCACCGCCGAGCCGGACGGGTCCGCATTCAGCCCGCCGAGCACGTACAGCGCCCGCAGCGCTCCGGCGGCCTTCACGCCACCCTCCGGGATTCCCGCGGTGCGGCTCACCAAGGAGGCGCCCTGGCAGGACCGGATGCGCGCGATGCTGCGTATGCCGGTGACCGAGCGGCCCGCGCCGGAGCCCGTGCAGAAGATCGGCGAGTCGGGTCCCGCCGTGCCGCGGGTGCTGGACCTGACCCTCCGCATCGGCGAACTGCTGCTGGCGGGCGGCGAGGGCGCCGAGGACGTGGAGGCGGCGATGTTCGCGGTCTGCCGGTCCTACGGCCTCGACCGCTGCGAGCCGAACGTCACCTTCACCCTGCTGTCGATCTCCTACCAGCCGTCCCTGGTGGACGACCCCGTGTCGGCCTCGCGGACGGTACGTCGCCGGGGCACCGACTACACCCGCCTTCAGGCCGTGTTCCGGCTCGTGGACGACCTCACCGATCCGGAGACCTCGATCTCCCTGGAGGACGCCTACCGGCGGCTCGCGGAGATCCGCCGCAACCGGCACCCCTACCCCGGCTGGGCGCTGACCGGGGCCAGCGGGCTGCTCGCCGGTGCGGCCTCCATGCTCGTCGGCGGAGATCCGATCGTGTTCGTCGCGGCCGCGCTGGGCGCCATGCTCGGCGACCGGCTCGCGTGGCTGTGCGCGGGCCGCGGGCTGCCGGAGTTCTACCAGTTCTTGGTGGCCGCGATGCCGCCGGCCGCGATCGGTGTCGCGCTCACGCTGGCCCATGTGCCGGTGGCCGCCTCCGCGGTGATCACCGGTGGGCTGTTCGCGCTGCTGCCCGGCCGAGCCCTGGTCGCGGGCGTGCAGGACGGGCTGACCGGCTTCTACATCACCGCCGCGGCGCGCCTGCTGGAGGTCATGTACTTCTTCGTGGGCATCGTCGCCGGCGTCCTGGTGGTCCTCTACTTCGGGGTGAAGCTGGGCGCCGAACTCGACCCGAACGCGGCCCTGCACCTCGCCGAGCGGCCGGTCGTCCAGATCGTGGCGTCGATGCTGCTGTCGCTGACCTTCGCCGTACTGCTCCAGCAGGAACGGTCCACCGTGCTGTGGGTGACCCTCAACGGCGGCGTCGCGTGGAGCGTGTACGGGGCGCTGCACTACCCGGGCGGGCTGTCGCCGGTCGCCTCCACGGCCGTCGCGGCCGGGCTGGTGGGACTGTTCGGGCAGTTGCTGTCGCGCTACCGGTTCGCGTCCGCGCTGCCGTACACGACCGCGGCGATCGGGCCGCTGCTGCCGGGCTCCGCCACGTATTTCGGGCTGCTGTCGATCGCCCAGAACAACGTCGACAAGGGACTGGTGTCGTTGGCCAACGCCGTTTCTCTGGCGATGGCCATCGCGATCGGGGTGAACCTGGGGTCGGAGATCTCCCGGCTGTTCCTGCGGTTCGGGTCCGCCGGGGGGCGCCGGGCCGCCAAGCGGACTCGAGGGTTCTGA
- a CDS encoding inorganic diphosphatase — MEFDVTIEIPKGSRNKYEVDHETGRIRLDRRLFTSTSYPADYGFVENTLGEDGDPLDALVILEEPTFPGCLIKCRAIGMFRMTDEAGGDDKVLCVPASDPRVEHLRDIHHVSEFDRLEIQHFFEVYKDLEPGKSVEGADWVGRTDAEAEIERSFKRFKEHGGH, encoded by the coding sequence GTGGAGTTCGACGTCACGATCGAGATCCCGAAGGGTTCGCGGAACAAGTACGAGGTGGACCACGAGACCGGTCGTATCCGCCTCGACCGTCGACTCTTCACCTCGACCAGCTACCCGGCCGACTACGGCTTCGTGGAGAACACCCTGGGTGAGGACGGCGACCCGCTGGACGCTCTGGTCATCCTGGAGGAGCCCACCTTCCCCGGCTGCCTCATCAAGTGCCGCGCCATCGGCATGTTCCGGATGACGGACGAGGCGGGCGGCGACGACAAGGTGCTGTGCGTGCCCGCGTCCGACCCGCGCGTGGAGCACCTGCGGGACATCCACCACGTCTCCGAGTTCGACCGCCTGGAGATCCAGCACTTCTTCGAGGTCTACAAGGACCTGGAGCCCGGCAAGTCCGTCGAGGGCGCCGACTGGGTGGGCCGCACGGACGCCGAGGCCGAGATCGAGCGCTCGTTCAAGCGGTTCAAGGAGCACGGCGGTCACTGA
- the dacB gene encoding D-alanyl-D-alanine carboxypeptidase/D-alanyl-D-alanine endopeptidase, with the protein MVVPELGPWRAAGPRLARVAQAVKPHLTRMAQAVEPRARRITATARPGVTRITGVAKPHVARVARTVRPPYGRLSTPQLAAVAATVGLALAAGAVTAAGPWDSSGQRTAERDLAAAWDRRGGTDHGAGTAAVAPAPAPSAASVLVALGGATTKSAPEDKPLAAVLDPLLRDPSLGTRRSAAVVDVATGKRLYAKGVDDALTPASTTKIATAVAALSAAGADHRFTTRAVLEPGGDHLVLVGGGDPTLTARKQTGGWASLRTLADDTAAALKRRHLTSVTLSYDTSLFTGPALHPIGVNDNLAPVTALMADEGRTDDTSSGPAPRGTDPAADAARTFARLLQGHGVKTSQPGPAKATARAEALASVQSPPLSAVVERMLTNSDNDIAEALARQTALATGGSPSFDGGAAAISAQLKKLGLPVGGSQFHDGSGLDRDDKLTADVLTALLATAASPSHPELRAVLTGLPVAGFTGTLSDRYADAAEHSGVGLVRAKTGSLTGINTLAGTVVDADGHLLAFAFLTEGSMDQTTARTALDHTAATLASCGCR; encoded by the coding sequence GTGGTCGTGCCGGAGCTGGGTCCTTGGCGGGCCGCGGGACCACGTTTGGCACGGGTCGCGCAGGCCGTGAAACCGCATCTCACGCGCATGGCCCAGGCCGTGGAACCCCGCGCCCGGCGGATCACCGCAACCGCCCGACCCGGTGTGACACGAATCACGGGGGTGGCGAAACCGCACGTCGCGCGGGTCGCGCGCACCGTACGCCCGCCCTACGGGCGGCTGTCGACCCCGCAGCTGGCGGCCGTCGCCGCCACCGTGGGCCTCGCGCTCGCGGCCGGCGCCGTGACCGCCGCCGGTCCCTGGGACTCCTCCGGCCAGCGTACGGCCGAGCGCGACCTCGCCGCAGCGTGGGACCGCCGGGGTGGCACAGATCACGGGGCCGGTACGGCGGCGGTCGCGCCCGCCCCCGCCCCGAGCGCCGCTTCCGTGCTCGTCGCCCTCGGTGGCGCCACCACCAAGTCCGCCCCCGAGGACAAGCCCCTCGCCGCCGTACTCGACCCGCTCCTGCGCGACCCCTCCCTCGGCACCCGGCGCAGCGCCGCGGTCGTCGACGTGGCCACCGGGAAGCGCCTGTACGCCAAGGGCGTGGACGACGCGCTGACCCCCGCATCGACCACGAAGATCGCCACGGCCGTCGCCGCGCTCTCCGCGGCGGGCGCCGACCACCGCTTCACCACGCGCGCGGTGCTGGAGCCCGGCGGTGACCACCTGGTCCTGGTCGGCGGCGGCGACCCGACGCTGACCGCCCGCAAGCAGACCGGGGGCTGGGCGAGCCTGCGCACCCTGGCCGACGACACCGCCGCCGCCCTGAAGAGGCGCCACCTGACCTCGGTGACCCTCTCGTACGACACCTCCCTGTTCACGGGCCCGGCCCTGCACCCCATCGGGGTCAACGACAACCTGGCCCCGGTCACGGCCCTGATGGCCGACGAGGGCCGCACGGACGACACCTCCAGCGGGCCGGCCCCGCGCGGCACGGATCCGGCGGCCGACGCGGCCCGCACGTTCGCCCGACTGCTCCAGGGCCACGGCGTCAAGACCTCGCAGCCCGGCCCGGCGAAGGCGACGGCGCGCGCGGAGGCGCTGGCCTCCGTCCAGTCGCCGCCCCTGTCCGCCGTCGTCGAGCGGATGCTCACCAACAGCGACAACGACATCGCCGAGGCCCTCGCCCGCCAGACCGCCCTCGCCACCGGCGGCAGCCCGAGCTTCGACGGGGGCGCGGCGGCGATCTCCGCCCAGTTGAAGAAGCTGGGCCTGCCGGTCGGCGGCTCGCAGTTCCACGACGGCAGCGGCCTCGACCGCGACGACAAGCTCACCGCGGACGTGCTGACGGCCCTGCTGGCGACCGCCGCCTCCCCGTCCCACCCCGAGCTGCGCGCCGTCCTCACGGGTCTGCCGGTGGCGGGTTTCACGGGCACCCTCAGCGACCGCTACGCGGACGCCGCCGAACACTCCGGCGTGGGCCTCGTACGCGCCAAGACGGGCTCCCTGACCGGCATCAACACGCTCGCCGGGACGGTGGTCGACGCGGACGGCCACCTCCTGGCGTTCGCGTTCCTGACGGAAGGATCGATGGACCAGACGACGGCGCGAACGGCCCTGGACCACACGGCAGCGACCCTGGCGTCCTGCGGCTGCCGCTGA
- a CDS encoding zinc-dependent metalloprotease encodes MTSIGGAGSPGMVDWNLAVATATRLVRPGPEVSRDEARAVVAELRRHAKASEEHVRGFTRMGEEGVHDTPVLVVDRPGWVRANVAGFREILKPLLDKMSQRRGSTPGGAVLGAVGGKVTGVEVGMLLSFLSSRVLGQYETFAPPTRELPAGENGGGRLLLVAPNIVHVERELDVDPHDFRLWVCLHEETHRTQFTAVPWLRDHLEGEIQAFLGETDIDPMTVLERIREAVQSLAGGRPEGEEGDDGHSLVELVQTPAQREILARLTAVMSLLEGHADFVMDGVGPEVVPSVAEIREKFQQRRARGASRLDLALRKLLGLDAKLRQYRDGERFVRAVVEQVGMDGFNRVWTSPNTLPTKAEIAKPADWVARVHRRAES; translated from the coding sequence ATGACGAGCATCGGTGGTGCCGGATCTCCTGGGATGGTCGACTGGAATCTCGCGGTGGCGACCGCGACCCGGCTCGTGCGGCCGGGCCCCGAAGTGAGCCGCGACGAGGCCCGGGCCGTCGTCGCCGAGCTGCGCCGCCACGCGAAGGCCTCGGAGGAACACGTCCGGGGCTTTACTCGTATGGGTGAAGAGGGTGTGCACGACACCCCGGTCCTCGTCGTCGACCGCCCCGGCTGGGTCCGGGCGAACGTCGCCGGGTTCCGGGAGATCCTCAAGCCCCTCCTCGACAAGATGTCGCAGCGCCGCGGCAGCACGCCCGGCGGGGCCGTCCTCGGCGCCGTCGGCGGCAAGGTCACCGGCGTGGAAGTGGGCATGCTGCTGTCGTTCCTCTCCAGCCGCGTGCTCGGACAGTACGAGACCTTCGCCCCGCCCACCCGCGAGCTGCCCGCGGGCGAGAACGGCGGCGGCCGTCTGCTCCTGGTCGCGCCGAACATCGTCCACGTCGAGCGCGAGCTGGACGTGGACCCGCACGACTTCCGCCTCTGGGTCTGTCTGCACGAGGAGACGCACCGCACGCAGTTCACCGCGGTGCCCTGGCTGCGTGACCACCTGGAGGGCGAGATCCAGGCGTTCCTGGGGGAGACCGACATCGATCCCATGACCGTCCTCGAGCGCATCAGGGAGGCCGTCCAGTCGCTCGCCGGGGGCCGGCCGGAGGGCGAGGAGGGCGACGACGGCCACTCCCTCGTGGAACTCGTGCAGACTCCCGCCCAACGGGAGATCCTCGCCCGGCTCACCGCGGTGATGTCGCTCCTGGAGGGACACGCCGACTTCGTGATGGACGGCGTCGGACCGGAGGTCGTGCCGAGCGTCGCCGAGATCCGCGAGAAGTTCCAGCAGCGCCGCGCCAGGGGCGCCTCCCGTCTGGACCTGGCGCTTCGCAAGCTGCTGGGCCTGGACGCCAAGCTCAGGCAGTACCGCGATGGCGAGCGGTTCGTGCGGGCGGTCGTCGAGCAGGTCGGCATGGACGGCTTCAACCGTGTGTGGACCTCCCCGAACACCCTCCCGACCAAGGCGGAGATCGCCAAACCGGCGGACTGGGTCGCACGGGTGCACCGCAGGGCGGAATCGTGA
- the tilS gene encoding tRNA lysidine(34) synthetase TilS, with amino-acid sequence MGPHPAVAAIRLAVRRVLHDILTEQTAERPREHVTIGRPPHERPSAPLVLVACSGGADSMALASALAFEAPKLGISAGGITVDHGLQPGSDLRAAEVVLRLRGLGLDPVESVAVTVGRGGGPEAAARDARYAALDAAADRHGATAILLGHTRDDQAETVLLGLARGSGTRSLSGMAAVSGSGGRYRRPFLHIDRQTARKACMTQSLPVWDDPHNTDPAYTRSRLRHEGLPALEKALGKGVVEALARTAQLSRDDADALDAWASQAEASVRDASGLLECAKLYALPPAVRRRILRRAAIEAGAPAGSLFARHIEEVDRLITGWRGQGAINLPGKVVAQRQGGRLVIRQG; translated from the coding sequence ATGGGTCCCCATCCCGCGGTCGCGGCGATACGCCTGGCGGTCCGCCGCGTCCTCCACGACATCCTGACCGAGCAGACCGCCGAGCGGCCGAGAGAGCACGTGACGATCGGCCGTCCGCCCCACGAGCGCCCGTCCGCGCCGCTCGTGCTCGTGGCGTGCTCGGGCGGCGCCGACTCCATGGCGCTCGCCTCCGCCCTCGCCTTCGAAGCACCCAAGCTCGGCATCTCCGCCGGCGGGATCACCGTCGACCACGGCCTGCAGCCCGGCTCCGACCTGCGCGCCGCCGAGGTCGTCCTGCGCCTGCGCGGACTGGGCCTGGACCCCGTCGAGTCCGTCGCCGTCACCGTCGGCCGTGGCGGAGGTCCCGAAGCCGCCGCCCGTGACGCACGCTACGCCGCCCTGGACGCCGCCGCAGACCGCCACGGCGCGACCGCGATCCTCCTCGGGCACACCCGCGACGACCAGGCCGAGACCGTCCTGCTGGGCCTCGCCCGCGGTTCCGGCACCCGCTCCCTGTCCGGGATGGCCGCGGTCTCGGGGTCCGGCGGCCGCTACCGCCGCCCCTTCCTCCACATCGACCGGCAGACCGCCCGCAAGGCCTGCATGACCCAGTCGCTGCCCGTCTGGGACGACCCGCACAACACCGACCCGGCCTACACCCGCTCCCGGCTCCGCCACGAGGGCCTGCCCGCCCTGGAGAAGGCGCTCGGCAAAGGCGTCGTCGAAGCCCTCGCCCGCACGGCGCAGCTCTCCCGCGACGACGCCGACGCCCTCGACGCCTGGGCCAGCCAGGCCGAGGCCTCCGTCCGCGACGCCTCCGGGCTCCTGGAGTGCGCCAAGCTCTACGCCCTGCCTCCCGCCGTCCGCCGCCGCATCCTGCGCCGAGCCGCCATCGAGGCGGGCGCCCCGGCCGGGTCCCTCTTCGCCCGGCACATCGAGGAGGTCGACCGGCTGATCACCGGCTGGCGGGGTCAGGGGGCCATCAATCTCCCGGGCAAAGTCGTCGCTCAGCGGCAGGGTGGCAGACTGGTGATTCGGCAAGGCTGA